From Roseburia hominis, the proteins below share one genomic window:
- a CDS encoding YesL family protein, which produces MSSFFSLDAPIMQFITKLVNSVYLNILWFICCLPIVTVGASTTALFYVTLKMAKNEEGNITRAFFHSFKMNLKQGTKIWLILLGLGIILGVDGYVFYHMRFENVFWTIGTAVFIVALIAYAIVLMYIFPLLSRFDNTIKEMFKNSLILGMRFLFCTALMAVIYFVMALVVIRIFTPAIIFGEGLCALLCSYLLSNILLLLEEKSEAAAGAVESTN; this is translated from the coding sequence ATGAGTAGCTTTTTCAGCCTGGACGCACCTATCATGCAGTTTATTACAAAACTTGTAAACAGTGTTTATCTGAACATTTTGTGGTTCATTTGTTGTCTGCCGATCGTTACGGTCGGCGCTTCCACTACCGCTTTATTCTACGTCACACTAAAAATGGCAAAAAATGAAGAAGGAAATATCACGAGAGCCTTCTTTCATTCTTTTAAAATGAATTTGAAGCAGGGAACCAAGATCTGGCTGATCCTTTTAGGACTTGGAATTATTTTAGGCGTGGACGGATATGTATTCTACCATATGCGCTTCGAGAATGTGTTCTGGACAATCGGTACGGCTGTTTTTATCGTTGCGCTGATCGCTTATGCCATTGTACTGATGTACATCTTCCCACTGTTGTCCAGATTTGATAATACGATAAAGGAAATGTTCAAGAATTCCCTCATTCTTGGTATGCGTTTTCTTTTCTGCACCGCCCTCATGGCTGTCATCTACTTTGTTATGGCCTTAGTCGTGATTCGTATTTTCACGCCGGCCATCATCTTCGGCGAAGGACTCTGCGCACTGCTCTGCTCCTACCTGCTCTCCAATATTCTGCTGCTTTTGGAGGAAAAGAGCGAGGCTGCCGCCGGGGCCGTCGAAAGCACCAATTAA
- a CDS encoding carbohydrate ABC transporter permease, giving the protein MNKKKKFARYSAEDKALLLVGYILLGLFVIAIVIPMLYIVVASFMDPVTLQNKGITFDFSKWTLTAYERVISNKQIWVGFKNAVVYSIVFTVVSVFITLLAAYPMSRADFKGKGIFNTIFVITMFFGGGLIPTYLLINNLGLLDSMWAIILPGAFSVWNMIIARTYYQGIPTELREAADVDGANEMVYFFKILIPVCTPVIAVLALWQFVGMWNSYFDAMIYLNDSAKQPLQLVLRSILIQNQPESGMISDMQSTAARAQLAELLKYATIIISSLPLLVMYPFFQKYFDSGIMAGSIKG; this is encoded by the coding sequence ATGAATAAGAAAAAGAAATTTGCCAGATATTCCGCAGAGGATAAGGCACTTCTGCTGGTAGGCTATATTTTGCTGGGTCTGTTCGTGATTGCCATTGTAATTCCAATGCTCTATATTGTCGTAGCCTCTTTCATGGACCCGGTTACACTGCAGAACAAAGGAATTACGTTTGATTTCAGCAAATGGACGTTGACCGCGTACGAACGTGTTATTTCCAATAAACAGATCTGGGTTGGATTTAAAAATGCTGTAGTATATTCCATTGTATTTACAGTGGTGTCTGTATTTATCACATTGCTGGCAGCTTACCCGATGTCCAGGGCGGATTTCAAAGGAAAAGGAATCTTCAATACCATTTTTGTAATCACCATGTTCTTTGGCGGCGGACTGATTCCTACCTATTTGTTGATCAATAATTTAGGTCTGTTAGACAGCATGTGGGCAATCATTCTTCCGGGAGCATTCAGCGTATGGAATATGATCATCGCGCGTACCTATTATCAGGGAATCCCGACAGAATTGCGGGAAGCGGCAGATGTGGATGGCGCTAATGAAATGGTCTACTTCTTTAAGATTCTGATTCCGGTATGTACTCCGGTAATCGCGGTATTAGCGCTTTGGCAGTTTGTTGGAATGTGGAACAGCTATTTTGATGCAATGATTTACTTAAATGATTCGGCGAAGCAGCCATTGCAGCTCGTTCTTCGCTCGATCCTGATTCAGAATCAGCCGGAATCCGGAATGATCTCGGATATGCAGAGTACGGCGGCAAGGGCTCAGCTCGCAGAGCTTTTGAAATATGCAACGATTATTATTTCCAGTCTGCCTCTTCTGGTAATGTATCCGTTCTTCCAGAAGTATTTTGACAGCGGTATTATGGCAGGTTCCATCAAGGGATAG
- a CDS encoding ABC transporter permease subunit: protein MHNTLLYLRQHWQLYVIFLLPALALTLIFKYIPMGGIMIAFQRYNPIRGIMGSEWVGFKYFERFLTSPDFMTYLVNTLKLSIYGLLWGFPVPIILAFLLNRIQSTGIKKKIQLVLYMPNFVSVIVLCGIVRIFLSVTGPVNLLFGSQINFMTMPEAFRTIYIASGIWQGAGWASIMYTASLSNASQELKEAAVIDGANIFQQIKAVEWPAIKDMVIIQFILQAGNIMSIGFEKAYALQTDLNMGTSEIIATYVYKKGLIDGDYSFSTAVGLFNTVINVILLVAVNKIVAKMNDGKGL from the coding sequence ATGCACAATACACTTCTCTATTTGAGACAACATTGGCAGTTGTATGTGATCTTCCTGCTGCCAGCATTGGCACTTACTTTGATCTTTAAGTACATTCCAATGGGCGGCATCATGATTGCTTTCCAGAGGTACAATCCGATTCGGGGTATCATGGGAAGTGAATGGGTGGGATTCAAGTATTTTGAGAGATTCCTGACATCACCCGACTTTATGACCTATCTGGTCAACACATTGAAACTGAGTATCTATGGTCTGCTCTGGGGCTTCCCCGTTCCGATCATACTTGCGTTTCTTTTGAATCGGATTCAGAGTACGGGCATAAAGAAAAAGATTCAGTTGGTGCTTTACATGCCGAACTTCGTGTCCGTCATCGTACTTTGTGGTATTGTCCGCATTTTCCTGTCAGTAACAGGACCGGTCAATCTACTGTTCGGAAGCCAGATTAACTTTATGACGATGCCGGAAGCGTTCCGTACAATCTACATAGCCAGCGGTATCTGGCAAGGGGCAGGCTGGGCGTCCATCATGTACACGGCCTCTTTGTCTAATGCAAGCCAGGAACTAAAGGAGGCGGCAGTCATTGACGGCGCCAATATTTTCCAACAGATCAAGGCGGTAGAATGGCCGGCGATTAAAGATATGGTAATCATCCAGTTTATTCTGCAGGCCGGCAACATTATGAGTATCGGCTTTGAAAAAGCATATGCGCTGCAGACAGACCTTAATATGGGGACATCAGAAATCATTGCTACATATGTGTATAAGAAAGGTCTTATAGACGGTGATTACAGCTTTTCAACAGCCGTAGGATTATTCAATACAGTGATCAATGTCATTTTGCTGGTTGCTGTGAATAAGATTGTTGCAAAGATGAATGACGGCAAAGGATTATAA
- a CDS encoding LacI family DNA-binding transcriptional regulator, which translates to MADRVTIQDIADALGVSRNTVSKAINNTGILADATRDRVLKKAIEMGYKQFSYMTPETYKPDFLPEEVNGKREIALFTTTALTNSHFASTMLDKFQREILQLGYTLSMYRVIASELKSLKLPLPFNKEKTAGILCIEMFDLPYSQMLCDLDIPVLFVDSPVCGLDGSLKADRLYMDNQSNIFAFVKEMVRRGKTQIGFIGTYRHCQSFFERYMGYRDAMYLAGLPCQEKFCFLENKPGVERPVSTEYQEYLADCLQGLDSLPDVFICANDFVALDTLHVFKKLGISVPQDVYLCGFDDSSESRIITPSLTTIHIHSQIMGVTAVNLLMSRIKEPSLNFRTVHTETDLIYRESTGD; encoded by the coding sequence ATGGCTGACAGAGTAACAATACAAGACATTGCAGACGCACTGGGCGTTTCCAGAAACACCGTATCCAAAGCAATCAATAACACAGGTATCCTCGCAGACGCGACAAGGGACAGAGTTTTGAAAAAAGCAATCGAAATGGGATATAAACAGTTTTCCTACATGACCCCCGAAACCTATAAACCGGATTTTTTACCCGAAGAGGTGAATGGCAAAAGGGAAATCGCACTTTTTACCACCACGGCTTTGACCAATTCTCATTTTGCATCTACCATGCTGGATAAATTTCAGCGGGAGATCTTACAGTTGGGATACACTCTCTCCATGTATCGGGTCATCGCCTCCGAATTAAAGAGCCTTAAGCTCCCACTGCCTTTTAACAAAGAAAAAACCGCTGGCATTCTCTGCATTGAAATGTTCGATCTTCCATACAGCCAGATGCTCTGTGACCTTGATATACCCGTTCTTTTTGTGGATTCTCCGGTATGCGGCCTTGATGGATCCTTAAAGGCAGACCGTTTATATATGGATAATCAATCCAATATTTTTGCATTTGTAAAAGAGATGGTGCGGCGTGGGAAGACACAGATTGGATTTATCGGCACGTACCGGCACTGCCAATCTTTTTTTGAGCGGTATATGGGATATCGGGACGCGATGTACCTGGCGGGCCTTCCCTGTCAGGAAAAGTTCTGCTTTCTGGAAAATAAACCGGGAGTGGAACGCCCTGTTTCAACGGAGTATCAGGAATATCTCGCCGACTGCCTGCAGGGTTTGGATTCGCTGCCAGATGTGTTCATCTGCGCAAACGATTTTGTGGCACTTGATACACTCCATGTGTTCAAAAAGCTGGGCATTTCCGTACCACAAGATGTATATCTGTGCGGCTTTGATGATTCATCGGAATCCAGAATCATAACCCCCTCACTGACTACGATTCATATACATAGTCAGATCATGGGAGTTACCGCAGTCAATCTGCTGATGTCCCGCATTAAAGAACCTTCATTAAACTTCCGTACCGTTCACACGGAAACAGACCTGATCTACCGGGAGTCCACCGGAGATTAG